In the genome of Deltaproteobacteria bacterium, one region contains:
- the secA gene encoding preprotein translocase subunit SecA: protein MASIWSRLVGAIGTKNDRELKRILPLVTRINELEPKFVALSDAELRAKTAEYKERHANGESLDALLPEAFATVREAMKRTIGKRHFDVQLIGGIALHEGKIAEMKTGEGKTFVANLPAYLNALSGKGVHVITVNDYLARRDSEWMGEIHQFLGLTVGCIVHDLSDAERRAAYGADITYGTNNEFGFDYLRDNMKPSLAHCVQRELNFAIVDEVDSILIDEARTPLIISGPSEENTELYRVANAVIPRLAVGQKPDLKKEIPETGDYWVDEEHHSATLTEEGIKKVEQMLRIENLYDPQMIRVLHAINQALQAHTLKKRDVDYVVQPGKTGKPEVIIVDEFTGRLMPGRRWSDGLHQAVEAKEGIQVQSENQTLASVTFQNYFRMYSKLAGMTGTADTEAPEFAKIYNLDVLVVPTNRPPRRTDLPDVVYKSEREKFDAIVKEIETRHATGQPILVGTISIENSERLSLRLKRNGVKHNVLNAKQHEREAEIVAQAGRKDAVTISTNMAGRGTDILLGGNPEFLALAKSGGSKDHPDYPRLFAEFEAQCAKEREAVIAAGGLHILGTERHESRRIDNQLRGRAGRQGDPGSSQFFLALDDNLMRIFGGDKITPWMERLGLEEGEAIEHRMVTRAIENAQKKVEARNFDTRKHLLDYDNVMNQQRKTYYGKRREVLAREDIHDEAVEVFEAALFEVVSQYWGEKGAPGDEELSGLAAALEKQFGVPFDPRVAPLAGAASRDALGAAVLDKLLAHLEEKRARCDELAKQHADVGYPHFSDYEREVLLRVGDRQWKDHLHGMDGLREGVSLRGYAQKDPKLEYQREGFALFEQMNARVDREVAEILFKLVLPEPEHLRPPPPPPPRPVARPAGAAPQQAAPAGQRPGLPGGTQPAREVAKAAPNDQCPCGSGKKYKRCHGA, encoded by the coding sequence ATGGCGAGCATTTGGAGCCGACTCGTCGGCGCGATCGGGACGAAGAATGATCGCGAGCTGAAGCGGATTCTTCCGCTCGTGACGCGAATCAACGAGCTCGAGCCGAAGTTCGTGGCGCTCTCGGACGCGGAGCTGCGCGCGAAGACCGCGGAGTACAAGGAGCGGCACGCGAACGGGGAGTCGCTCGACGCGCTCTTGCCCGAGGCGTTCGCGACGGTGCGCGAGGCGATGAAGCGCACGATCGGGAAGCGCCACTTCGACGTGCAGCTGATCGGCGGCATCGCGCTGCACGAGGGCAAGATCGCCGAGATGAAGACCGGCGAGGGCAAGACCTTCGTCGCGAATCTGCCTGCGTACCTGAACGCGCTCTCCGGCAAGGGCGTGCACGTCATCACCGTGAACGACTACCTCGCGCGCCGCGACTCGGAGTGGATGGGCGAGATCCACCAGTTCCTCGGTCTCACCGTGGGCTGCATCGTTCACGACCTCAGCGACGCCGAGCGCCGCGCGGCGTACGGCGCGGACATCACGTACGGCACGAACAACGAGTTCGGCTTCGACTACCTGCGCGACAACATGAAGCCGAGCCTCGCGCACTGCGTTCAGCGCGAGCTCAACTTCGCGATCGTCGACGAGGTCGACTCGATCCTGATCGACGAGGCGCGCACGCCGCTCATCATCAGCGGCCCGAGCGAGGAGAACACCGAACTCTATCGCGTCGCGAACGCGGTGATTCCGCGCCTCGCGGTGGGGCAGAAGCCCGATCTGAAAAAGGAGATTCCGGAGACCGGTGATTATTGGGTCGACGAAGAGCACCACTCGGCCACGCTCACGGAAGAGGGCATCAAGAAGGTCGAGCAGATGCTGCGGATCGAGAACCTCTACGACCCGCAGATGATCCGCGTGCTGCACGCGATCAATCAGGCGCTGCAGGCGCACACGCTCAAGAAGCGCGACGTCGACTACGTGGTGCAGCCCGGCAAGACCGGGAAGCCCGAGGTGATCATCGTCGACGAGTTCACGGGCCGGCTGATGCCGGGCCGGCGCTGGTCGGACGGCCTGCATCAAGCGGTCGAGGCGAAGGAAGGCATCCAGGTTCAGAGCGAGAACCAGACGCTCGCGTCGGTCACGTTCCAAAACTACTTCCGCATGTACTCGAAGCTCGCGGGCATGACCGGCACCGCGGACACCGAGGCTCCGGAGTTCGCGAAGATCTACAACCTCGACGTGCTGGTGGTGCCGACGAACCGGCCGCCGCGGCGCACGGATCTTCCCGACGTGGTCTACAAGAGCGAGCGCGAGAAGTTCGACGCGATCGTGAAGGAGATCGAGACGCGCCACGCGACCGGTCAGCCGATTCTCGTGGGCACGATCTCGATCGAGAACAGCGAGCGGCTCTCGCTGCGGCTCAAGCGCAACGGCGTGAAGCACAACGTGCTGAACGCGAAGCAGCACGAGCGCGAGGCCGAGATCGTCGCGCAGGCGGGCCGCAAGGACGCGGTGACGATCTCCACCAACATGGCCGGTCGCGGCACCGACATCTTGTTGGGCGGCAACCCCGAGTTCCTCGCGCTCGCGAAGTCCGGCGGCTCGAAGGATCACCCCGACTACCCGCGGCTCTTCGCCGAGTTCGAGGCGCAGTGCGCGAAAGAGCGCGAGGCCGTGATCGCCGCGGGCGGTCTGCACATCCTCGGCACCGAGCGCCACGAGAGCCGGCGCATCGACAATCAGCTGCGCGGTCGCGCCGGCCGCCAGGGCGACCCCGGCTCGTCGCAGTTCTTCCTCGCGCTCGACGACAACCTGATGCGCATCTTCGGCGGCGACAAGATCACGCCGTGGATGGAGCGCCTCGGCCTGGAAGAGGGCGAGGCGATCGAGCATCGCATGGTGACGCGCGCCATCGAGAACGCGCAGAAGAAGGTGGAGGCGCGCAACTTCGACACGCGCAAGCACCTGCTCGACTACGACAACGTGATGAACCAGCAGCGCAAGACTTATTACGGGAAGCGGCGCGAGGTGCTGGCGCGCGAGGACATTCACGACGAGGCGGTCGAGGTGTTCGAGGCCGCGCTGTTCGAGGTGGTCTCGCAGTATTGGGGCGAGAAGGGCGCGCCCGGCGACGAGGAGCTGTCGGGCCTCGCGGCGGCGCTCGAGAAGCAATTCGGCGTGCCCTTCGACCCGCGCGTGGCTCCGCTCGCCGGCGCTGCCAGCCGCGACGCGCTCGGCGCGGCGGTGCTCGACAAGCTGCTCGCGCATCTCGAGGAAAAGCGCGCGCGCTGCGACGAGCTCGCGAAGCAGCACGCGGACGTGGGCTACCCGCACTTCTCGGACTACGAGCGCGAGGTGTTGTTACGGGTCGGCGACCGGCAGTGGAAGGATCACCTGCACGGCATGGACGGCCTGCGCGAGGGCGTCTCGCTGCGCGGCTACGCGCAGAAGGACCCGAAGCTCGAGTACCAGCGCGAGGGCTTCGCGCTGTTCGAGCAGATGAACGCGCGCGTCGATCGCGAGGTCGCGGAGATCCTGTTCAAGCTCGTGCTGCCGGAGCCCGAGCACCTTCGTCCGCCGCCGCCTCCGCCGCCGCGCCCGGTCGCGCGGCCCGCCGGCGCAGCGCCGCAGCAGGCTGCGCCTGCGGGACAGCGCCCCGGTCTTCCGGGCGGCACACAGCCTGCGCGCGAAGTCGCGAAGGCGGCGCCGAACGACCAGTGTCCGTGCGGCAGCGGGAAGAAGTACAAGCGCTGCCACGGCGCGTGA
- the argJ gene encoding bifunctional glutamate N-acetyltransferase/amino-acid acetyltransferase ArgJ: MSERAVRVTGFRWAGVRCGIKTRGADLMLLASDRPANAAGVLTRNVVASAPVQVTRAHLRRGVARAVVANSGCSNVAMGAQGMRDARTMAALAALAIGAAPRDVLVASTGVIGEPLPMAKIASGIAKAAPALANDGIAAAARAIMTTDTVPKIAGATFRVGATRCTVAGIAKGSGMIEPNMATMLSFLATDAAVTTRVLRAIWREVADQTYNRVTVDGETSTSDTAVVLANGASGAANLSSARSSGGAKLAGALLEVATALAKMLARDGEGATKLVTIEVTGAKNDAQAAAAGRRIANSLLVKTALFGGDPNWGRILQTVGAERVALDLAKTEVELCGVPVFARGASSGPAARKAAGKRMRGNEISIAVALGAGKGSARLWTCDLSYDYVKVNADYTT; encoded by the coding sequence ATGAGCGAGCGAGCGGTGCGAGTGACGGGCTTTCGCTGGGCGGGCGTGCGCTGCGGGATCAAGACGCGCGGCGCCGATTTGATGCTGCTCGCGAGCGATCGCCCTGCGAACGCGGCGGGCGTGCTCACGCGCAACGTCGTGGCGAGCGCGCCGGTGCAGGTGACCCGCGCGCACTTGAGGCGCGGCGTCGCGCGCGCGGTCGTCGCGAACAGCGGCTGCTCGAACGTGGCGATGGGCGCGCAGGGGATGCGCGACGCGCGCACGATGGCGGCGCTCGCGGCGCTCGCGATCGGTGCCGCGCCGCGCGACGTGCTCGTGGCATCGACGGGCGTGATCGGCGAGCCGCTGCCGATGGCGAAGATCGCGAGCGGCATCGCGAAGGCGGCGCCCGCGCTCGCGAACGACGGCATCGCCGCCGCGGCGCGCGCGATCATGACCACGGATACGGTGCCGAAGATCGCGGGCGCCACGTTCCGCGTGGGCGCGACGCGCTGCACGGTGGCGGGCATCGCGAAGGGCTCGGGGATGATCGAGCCCAACATGGCCACAATGCTCTCGTTCCTCGCGACCGACGCGGCCGTAACGACTCGCGTGCTGCGCGCGATCTGGCGCGAGGTCGCGGACCAGACCTACAACCGCGTCACGGTCGACGGCGAGACCAGCACGAGCGACACCGCCGTGGTGCTCGCGAACGGCGCGAGCGGCGCCGCGAACCTCTCGAGCGCGCGCAGCAGCGGCGGCGCGAAGCTCGCGGGCGCGCTGCTCGAAGTGGCGACCGCGCTCGCGAAGATGCTCGCGCGCGATGGCGAGGGCGCGACCAAGCTCGTGACGATCGAGGTGACTGGGGCGAAGAACGACGCGCAGGCCGCCGCCGCGGGCCGCCGCATCGCGAACTCGCTGCTCGTGAAGACGGCGCTGTTCGGTGGCGACCCGAATTGGGGGCGAATCCTGCAAACGGTCGGCGCAGAGCGCGTCGCACTCGATCTCGCGAAGACCGAGGTGGAGCTGTGTGGCGTCCCGGTCTTCGCGCGCGGCGCGAGCAGCGGCCCGGCGGCCCGCAAAGCCGCCGGTAAGCGCATGCGGGGCAACGAGATTTCCATCGCCGTCGCGCTCGGCGCAGGCAAAGGCAGCGCGCGCCTGTGGACGTGCGATCTCTCCTACGACTACGTGAAGGTGAACGCGGACTACACCACCTGA
- the rpsB gene encoding 30S ribosomal protein S2, with the protein MSEGQGQTPAAPATMTTAMSARRRPDVRSLLDAGAHFGHQTRRWNPRMRNFIFGERDGIHILDLDQTVPRLDAALEFLRETVASGGKVLFVATKRQAQDLVKAEAERSGQFYVNNRWLGGMLTNWRTVRKSLEMFKGSLEILGDEEQQKLRSKKELSRITREVEKYKKSLDGIREMQKLPDALFVVDVAKEHIAISEARRLGIPIVAIVDSNCDPDGIDFVVPGNDDAIRALELYFALAADACIDGASVHNERVVQGGGEPRSAEGETTAAGRRVIEIKQPPRRGRGATGTHGGGGGGRGRRAPGGAHSEGGDTEAE; encoded by the coding sequence ATGTCCGAAGGCCAGGGCCAGACGCCCGCCGCACCCGCCACCATGACGACCGCGATGTCCGCGCGGCGTCGCCCCGATGTCCGCAGCCTGCTCGACGCGGGCGCCCACTTCGGCCACCAGACGCGGCGCTGGAATCCGCGCATGCGCAACTTCATCTTCGGCGAGCGCGACGGCATCCACATCCTCGACCTCGACCAGACCGTGCCGCGGCTCGACGCTGCGCTCGAGTTCCTGCGCGAGACGGTCGCGAGCGGCGGCAAAGTGCTGTTCGTCGCCACGAAGCGGCAGGCGCAGGATCTCGTGAAGGCCGAAGCCGAGCGCTCGGGTCAGTTCTACGTGAACAACCGCTGGCTCGGCGGAATGCTCACCAACTGGCGCACGGTTCGGAAGTCGCTCGAGATGTTCAAGGGGTCGCTCGAGATCCTCGGCGACGAAGAGCAGCAGAAGCTGCGCTCGAAGAAGGAGCTTTCGCGCATCACCCGCGAGGTGGAGAAGTACAAGAAGTCGCTCGACGGCATCCGCGAGATGCAAAAGCTGCCCGACGCGCTGTTCGTCGTCGACGTGGCGAAGGAGCACATCGCGATCAGCGAAGCGCGCCGGCTCGGCATCCCGATCGTCGCGATCGTCGACTCGAACTGCGACCCCGATGGCATCGACTTCGTGGTGCCCGGCAACGACGACGCGATTCGCGCGCTCGAGCTGTACTTCGCACTCGCGGCCGACGCGTGCATCGACGGCGCGAGCGTTCACAACGAGCGCGTCGTCCAGGGCGGCGGTGAGCCGCGCAGCGCGGAGGGCGAGACGACCGCCGCAGGTCGCCGCGTGATCGAGATCAAGCAGCCGCCGCGGCGCGGTCGCGGCGCGACCGGCACTCACGGCGGTGGCGGCGGCGGACGCGGCCGGCGCGCGCCGGGCGGTGCGCACAGCGAAGGCGGCGACACCGAGGCGGAGTAA
- a CDS encoding elongation factor Ts, with product MAEISAAVVKDLRDKTGAPMMDCKKALTDANGDQARAFELLRERGLAKAAKRAGKDTTEGTIALATGDGVAALIELGCETDFVAKTPDFQALATSLAKAAVDANASTADGVLGASVGGTKGSDVIASAIGRIGENIQLKRVEKLASPGGVAGGYIHAGGKLGVVVALATTARGDGVSGLAKDVAMHVAAADPSPVAIDRDGVPKELLDREAEIFRIQALKEGKPEKIVERIVEGRIKKYYSEVCLLEQPFVKDPDKSVSKLLAEAGAKLGAPIQVVAFKRFRLGETSGE from the coding sequence GTGGCTGAGATTTCCGCAGCGGTGGTGAAGGATCTGCGCGACAAGACCGGCGCGCCGATGATGGACTGCAAGAAGGCCCTCACCGACGCGAACGGCGACCAAGCGCGCGCCTTCGAGCTGCTGCGCGAGCGCGGCCTCGCGAAGGCCGCCAAGCGCGCGGGCAAGGACACCACCGAGGGCACGATCGCGCTCGCGACGGGCGACGGCGTGGCCGCGTTGATCGAGCTCGGCTGCGAGACCGACTTCGTCGCGAAGACGCCCGACTTCCAGGCGCTCGCGACGTCGCTCGCGAAGGCGGCGGTGGACGCGAACGCGTCGACGGCGGACGGCGTGCTCGGCGCGAGCGTCGGCGGAACGAAGGGTTCGGACGTGATCGCGAGTGCGATCGGGCGCATCGGCGAGAACATCCAGCTGAAGCGCGTCGAGAAGCTCGCGTCGCCGGGCGGCGTCGCGGGGGGCTACATCCACGCGGGCGGCAAGCTCGGCGTCGTGGTCGCGCTCGCGACGACGGCGCGCGGCGACGGCGTGAGTGGGCTCGCCAAGGACGTCGCGATGCACGTGGCGGCGGCCGACCCCAGCCCCGTCGCGATCGACCGCGACGGCGTGCCGAAGGAGCTGCTCGATCGCGAGGCAGAGATCTTTCGAATTCAGGCGCTGAAGGAAGGCAAGCCCGAGAAGATCGTCGAGCGCATCGTCGAGGGCCGCATCAAGAAGTACTACAGCGAGGTGTGCCTGCTCGAGCAGCCGTTCGTGAAGGACCCTGACAAGTCCGTCTCGAAGCTGCTCGCCGAAGCCGGAGCGAAGCTCGGCGCGCCGATTCAGGTCGTCGCGTTCAAGCGCTTCCGGCTCGGCGAGACGAGCGGGGAGTAA
- a CDS encoding UMP kinase: protein MPRYRRVLLKLSGEVLAGDARFGIQPSVLRAIAEEVRDVKQDGAELGIVIGGGNIIRGVSAANEGMDRATADYMGMMASVMNAVAMQDALEKLGMISRVLSALDIREVAEPYIRRRATRHLEKGRIVIFAGGTGNPYFTTDTAAALRAAEIEADVVLKATKVDGVYSADPAKVASASRYERLTYDDVVKQGLGFMDQAAIALCRENGLPIVVFDMTVAGNIRKVVAGESIGTVISD from the coding sequence ATGCCGAGATACCGGCGCGTGCTGCTGAAGCTCTCAGGCGAAGTGCTCGCCGGCGACGCGCGTTTCGGCATTCAGCCCAGCGTGCTGCGCGCGATCGCGGAGGAAGTCCGCGACGTGAAGCAGGACGGCGCCGAGCTCGGCATCGTGATCGGCGGCGGCAACATCATTCGCGGCGTCAGCGCTGCGAACGAAGGCATGGACCGCGCGACCGCCGACTACATGGGCATGATGGCCAGCGTGATGAACGCCGTCGCCATGCAGGACGCGCTCGAGAAGCTCGGCATGATCTCGCGCGTGCTTTCCGCGCTCGACATCCGCGAAGTCGCCGAGCCGTACATCCGCCGCCGCGCGACGCGCCACCTCGAGAAGGGCCGCATCGTGATCTTCGCCGGCGGCACGGGGAACCCGTACTTCACGACCGACACTGCCGCCGCGCTACGCGCCGCCGAGATCGAGGCCGACGTCGTGCTCAAGGCCACGAAGGTCGACGGCGTGTACAGCGCTGATCCCGCGAAGGTGGCGAGCGCGTCGCGCTACGAGCGGCTCACCTACGACGACGTGGTGAAGCAAGGTCTCGGCTTCATGGACCAGGCCGCGATCGCGCTGTGCCGCGAGAACGGTTTGCCGATCGTCGTGTTCGACATGACCGTCGCGGGGAACATCCGCAAAGTGGTCGCCGGCGAGTCGATCGGCACCGTGATTTCGGACTAG